A DNA window from Hoplias malabaricus isolate fHopMal1 chromosome 5, fHopMal1.hap1, whole genome shotgun sequence contains the following coding sequences:
- the ccdc30 gene encoding coiled-coil domain-containing protein 30 isoform X3 gives MEQREEKVELHKLSVRLEQDGLPPEASVEEQQLHLWRLLLRCENSLASTTEELQVLRTQQASEMREVENYVEHIRSMLEERESLTAEYEHDNEQLRAELAQMKHQQECQCKELMEMLEQEGLAEISHSSASEQVAYLLVERVTLLERLEAAERKLDTQTLTGNLREVHLQAHSEELAQERTERQKLERDLEEASRRLAMAHKEIRNLTDELDLTCKAQASSGPDLLTTGEEVAQLKQEVEKLKQCDMVELQKAKERNERLDKEIRVLRDRVRSLDSERKSLLKMIENPKIHCNHRDNIEHDSTHLAQIDKKHNNSPVPDTTLNDGQEELHKRCRRESEDKDCRLRELQRRLQKQLQDHEELVERNEELEALLGEAQNKAKEERELHECEVEGLQRKIKNMEEELNKKSAQKPMEKGEQMKEAVPELKESSIQERLTFLECRLAEEKDWRKQLEVDLTIAQSSLKKEKQTMLRDHEELKRLRIEVQTLQATCQQEKSLNKNLAQIKGEKAVLEEKVAQLERAQIRLQDELAQQTQNNKVQEDLRESREQVTQLKAIAEQLRSELSALEKEHSTVRDELVEKRRQVMELQTELSIRATDRLQTEGQTERLRLELQHVKEQLNTVSQEKASDPNPKPPAKENEGLSQVACVRSEMGKLHATLDEERLLASQTQLALQAQISEAQARTKAQDSVLQQKAEENKQLKQDLQRTQHLFTSAERELRYEREKNLDLKRHNALLDQEKMKLCAELKQTQTKLAQLEASATGQAAELEQLQQKKRDMELELARSTQNRQSSSSLREELNAERARVINADKKVLELQQQLKNTLHQLRLEEARAGETCKLERDTRDMSDNLSALRAKLQEEQLQRKLLEQKEEELQQQVRSLRLKEATLSRTNSELCHRSQQQDTRLEVLENELSSTREQQSLSQKRCHELEEHLVFAQQDSERLQEELQHVLHQLDTNMRKYNEKHSLHKIKLRRAKQLFVKVTTQRDLRIQKLENDLALATSLSEKEKDWIRTVTEENDQLLLERRELLKRMTEAEEMGANGLRTATTIQQRVKFLEMENKQLQDKTLKLANQIAILERALRNLQSVCTVEEVKKFFPSGTHTEGLLRTSTPSPKPGLCDSWGLLDAIRRVKVGEHVKSLESSLSLPTSQPSEIGYLNVSSPMAPSTTQEQEENNSETSEEV, from the exons ATGGAGCAAAGAGAG GAGAAAGTTGAGCTGCATAAGCTTTCTGTACGCTTGGAGCAAGATGGCCTGCCCCCTGAGGCCTCTGTGGAAGAGCAACAGTTACACCTGTGGCGCTTACTCCTACGCTGTGAGAACAGCCTGGCCTCGACCACAGAGGAGCTACAGGTGCTGCGCACACAGCAGGCCAGCGAGATGAGAGAG gtggaaaattaTGTGGAGCACATTCGAAGCATGCTGGAAGAGCGTGAAAGTCTGACAGCAGAATACGAACACGACAATGAGCAGCTCCGTGCTGAGCTTGCACAGATGAAGCACCAGCAGG AGTGCCAGTGTAAGGAGTTGATGGAGATGCTGGAGCAAGAAGGTCTAGCTGAGATTAGTCACAGCAGTGCGAGTGAGCAGGTGGCCTATCTGTTGGTGGAGAGAGTTACTCTGCTGGAGAGGTTAGAGGCTGCAGAGAGGAAGCTCGATACCCAGACCCTCACAGGCAACCTCAGGGAGGTCCACCTACAG GCCCACAGtgaggagctggcacaggagcgCACAGAGAGGCAGAAGTTGGAGAGGGATCTGGAAGAAGCATCCAGAAGGCTTGCTATGGCTCATAAAGAGATTCGCAACTTGACTGATGAGTTAGATCTGACCTGCAAAGCCCAGGCTAGTTCTG GGCCTGACCTACTGACAACAGGAGAAGAAGTAGCTCAGCTGAAACAAGAAGTAGAGAAACTGAAACAGTGTG ATATGGTGGAACTACAGAAGGCCAAGGAACGCAATGAAAGACTTGACAAAGAGATTCGGGTGCTGAGGGATAGAGTGCGCTCTTTAGATTCTGAGAGAAAGAGTCTTTTGAAAATG ATTGAAAATCCTAAAATACATTGTAATCACAGAGACAACATAGAGCATGATTCAACTCATTTGGCACAG ATTgataaaaaacacaataattCACCAGTGCCAGACACTACACTAAATGATGGACAAGAGGAACTCCATAAAAG GTGTCGGAGAGAGTCTGAAGATAAGGACTGTCGTCTGCGTGAGCTGCAGAGGAGGCTACAGAAGCAGCTGCAGGACCACGAAGAGCTGGTGGAGAGAAATGAGGAGCTGGAGGCCCTTTTGGGAGAGgcacaaaacaaagctaaaGAAGAGCGAGAACTTCACGAGTGTGAAGTTGAGGGCTTGCAAAGAAAG ATTAAAAATATGGAGGAAGAGCTGAATAAGAAGAGTGCTCAAAAACCTATGGAAAAGGGAGAACAAATGAAAGAAGCTGTGCCTGAA TTAAAAGAAAGTAGCATCCAGGAGAGGCTGACATTTCTTGAATGCCGTCTTGCTGAGGAGAAGGACTGGAGGAAACAGTTAGAAGTGGATTTAACTATAGCCCAGTCTTCACtcaagaaagagaaacag ACAATGCTCAGAGACCATGAGGAGCTGAAGAGACTGCGTATTGAAGTGCAGACCTTACAGGCAACATGCCAGCAAGAAAAATCCCTTAACAAGAACCTCGCCCAGATCAAAGGAGAAAAGGCGGTTTTGGAGGAAAAG GTGGCCCAGTTGGAGCGCGCTCAGATACGACTGCAGGATGAACTGGCacagcaaacacaaaacaacaaagtacaggaggatctgagagagagcagagagcaaGTGACACAGCTAAAGGCTATAGCTGAACAGTTGAGATCAGAGCTATCTGCACTGGAGAAAGAGCACAGCACTGTGAG GGATGAGCTGGTAGAGAAGCGTCGGCAGGTTATGGAGCTACAGACTGAGTTAAGCATTAGAGCCACCGACAGACTGCAGACTGAAGGCCAGACAGAGCGTCTCAGGTTGGAACTGCAGCATGTAAAGGAGCAGCTCAATACTGTGAGCCAGGAGAAAGCATCTGACCCTAATCCTAAACCTCCTGCAAAAGAGAACGAAGGGCTCAGCCAG GTTGCCTGTGTGAGGTCAGAGATGGGAAAGTTGCATGCTACCCTGGATGAGGAGAGACTGCTTGCTAGTCAGACTCAGTTGGCATTACAGGCTCAAATCAGCGAGGCCCAAGCTCGAACCAAG GCTCAAGACTCTGTCCTGCAGCAAAAGGCAGAGGAAAATAAGCAGCTAAAACAAGACCTCCAGAGGACCCAGCACCTTTTCACTTCAGCTGAACGAGAGCTGCGCTACGAGAGGGAGAAAAACCTAGACCTTAAGAGACACAATGCACTTTTGGACCAAGAAAAGATGAAG CTGTGTGCAGAGCTCAAGCAGACACAGACTAAGCTGGCCCAGCTGGAGGCCAGTGCAACCGGGCAGGCAGCAgaactggagcagctgcagcaaaaaaaaagagacatggAGCTGGAATTGGCAAGGAGCACCCAGAACagacagagcagcagcagcctGAGAGAAGAACTCAATGCTGAGAGAGCCCGTGTCATCAACGCTGACAAGAAG GTTTTGGAGCTTCAGCAGCAATTGAAGAATACTCTACATCAGTTACGTCTGGAGGAAGCCAGAGCAGGTGAGACCTGCAAGCTAGAGAGAGACACCAGAGACATGTCTGATAACCTGTCTGCTCTCCGAGCTAAGCTGCAGGAGGAACAGCTTCAAAG GAAGTTACTGgagcagaaagaggaggagctGCAACAGCAGGTGCGTTCCCTGCGTTTGAAGGAGGCCACTCTCAGCCGCACTAACTCCGAGCTGTGCCATCGTTCCCAGCAACAGGACACACGTCTGGAAGTTCTGGAGAATGAGTTAAGCtccaccagagagcag CAGAGTCTCAGTCAGAAGAGGTGCCATGAGCTGGAGGAACATCTCGTGTTTGCCCAGCAGGATTCAGAGAGATTGCAGGAGGAGCTGCAACATGTCCTCCACCAGCTTGACACTAACATGAG GAAATACAATGAGAAACATTCTCTGCACAAAATCAAGCTTCGTAGAGCAAAGCAGCTGTTCGTGAAGGTGACCACTCAGCGAGACCTCAGAATCCAGAAGCTAGAGAATGATCTGGCCCTTGCAACAAGTCTGTCAGAGAAA GAGAAAGACTGGATTAGGACTGTGACTGAGGAGAATGATCAGCTCCTGTTAGAGAGGCGAGAGTTGCTGAAGAGGATGACTGAGGCTGAGGAGATGGGTGCCAATGGACTGAGAACTGCTACTACCATACAGCAACG GGTTAAGTTCCTGGAGATGGAGAATAAGCAGCTTCAGGACAAAACCCTGAAACTAGCCAATCAAATTGCAATTTTAGAACGGGCACTAA
- the ccdc30 gene encoding coiled-coil domain-containing protein 30 isoform X2: protein MEQREEKVELHKLSVRLEQDGLPPEASVEEQQLHLWRLLLRCENSLASTTEELQVLRTQQASEMREVENYVEHIRSMLEERESLTAEYEHDNEQLRAELAQMKHQQECQCKELMEMLEQEGLAEISHSSASEQVAYLLVERVTLLERLEAAERKLDTQTLTGNLREVHLQEELDHIRHTLEEELKQQRETMHSAKESLNKAHSEELAQERTERQKLERDLEEASRRLAMAHKEIRNLTDELDLTCKAQASSGPDLLTTGEEVAQLKQEVEKLKQCDMVELQKAKERNERLDKEIRVLRDRVRSLDSERKSLLKMIENPKIHCNHRDNIEHDSTHLAQIDKKHNNSPVPDTTLNDGQEELHKRCRRESEDKDCRLRELQRRLQKQLQDHEELVERNEELEALLGEAQNKAKEERELHECEVEGLQRKIKNMEEELNKKSAQKPMEKGEQMKEAVPELKESSIQERLTFLECRLAEEKDWRKQLEVDLTIAQSSLKKEKQTMLRDHEELKRLRIEVQTLQATCQQEKSLNKNLAQIKGEKAVLEEKVAQLERAQIRLQDELAQQTQNNKVQEDLRESREQVTQLKAIAEQLRSELSALEKEHSTVRDELVEKRRQVMELQTELSIRATDRLQTEGQTERLRLELQHVKEQLNTVSQEKASDPNPKPPAKENEGLSQVACVRSEMGKLHATLDEERLLASQTQLALQAQISEAQARTKAQDSVLQQKAEENKQLKQDLQRTQHLFTSAERELRYEREKNLDLKRHNALLDQEKMKLCAELKQTQTKLAQLEASATGQAAELEQLQQKKRDMELELARSTQNRQSSSSLREELNAERARVINADKKVLELQQQLKNTLHQLRLEEARAGETCKLERDTRDMSDNLSALRAKLQEEQLQRKLLEQKEEELQQQVRSLRLKEATLSRTNSELCHRSQQQDTRLEVLENELSSTREQQSLSQKRCHELEEHLVFAQQDSERLQEELQHVLHQLDTNMRKYNEKHSLHKIKLRRAKQLFVKVTTQRDLRIQKLENDLALATSLSEKEKDWIRTVTEENDQLLLERRELLKRMTEAEEMGANGLRTATTIQQRVKFLEMENKQLQDKTLKLANQIAILERALRNLQSVCTVEEVKKFFPSGTHTEGLLRTSTPSPKPGLCDSWGLLDAIRRVKVGEHVKSLESSLSLPTSQPSEIGYLNVSSPMAPSTTQEQEENNSETSEEV, encoded by the exons ATGGAGCAAAGAGAG GAGAAAGTTGAGCTGCATAAGCTTTCTGTACGCTTGGAGCAAGATGGCCTGCCCCCTGAGGCCTCTGTGGAAGAGCAACAGTTACACCTGTGGCGCTTACTCCTACGCTGTGAGAACAGCCTGGCCTCGACCACAGAGGAGCTACAGGTGCTGCGCACACAGCAGGCCAGCGAGATGAGAGAG gtggaaaattaTGTGGAGCACATTCGAAGCATGCTGGAAGAGCGTGAAAGTCTGACAGCAGAATACGAACACGACAATGAGCAGCTCCGTGCTGAGCTTGCACAGATGAAGCACCAGCAGG AGTGCCAGTGTAAGGAGTTGATGGAGATGCTGGAGCAAGAAGGTCTAGCTGAGATTAGTCACAGCAGTGCGAGTGAGCAGGTGGCCTATCTGTTGGTGGAGAGAGTTACTCTGCTGGAGAGGTTAGAGGCTGCAGAGAGGAAGCTCGATACCCAGACCCTCACAGGCAACCTCAGGGAGGTCCACCTACAG GAGGAACTGGATCACATTCGGCACACTCTGGAGGAAGAGCTCAAGCAGCAAAGGGAAACCATGCACAGTGCAAAAGAGAGTTTGAACAAG GCCCACAGtgaggagctggcacaggagcgCACAGAGAGGCAGAAGTTGGAGAGGGATCTGGAAGAAGCATCCAGAAGGCTTGCTATGGCTCATAAAGAGATTCGCAACTTGACTGATGAGTTAGATCTGACCTGCAAAGCCCAGGCTAGTTCTG GGCCTGACCTACTGACAACAGGAGAAGAAGTAGCTCAGCTGAAACAAGAAGTAGAGAAACTGAAACAGTGTG ATATGGTGGAACTACAGAAGGCCAAGGAACGCAATGAAAGACTTGACAAAGAGATTCGGGTGCTGAGGGATAGAGTGCGCTCTTTAGATTCTGAGAGAAAGAGTCTTTTGAAAATG ATTGAAAATCCTAAAATACATTGTAATCACAGAGACAACATAGAGCATGATTCAACTCATTTGGCACAG ATTgataaaaaacacaataattCACCAGTGCCAGACACTACACTAAATGATGGACAAGAGGAACTCCATAAAAG GTGTCGGAGAGAGTCTGAAGATAAGGACTGTCGTCTGCGTGAGCTGCAGAGGAGGCTACAGAAGCAGCTGCAGGACCACGAAGAGCTGGTGGAGAGAAATGAGGAGCTGGAGGCCCTTTTGGGAGAGgcacaaaacaaagctaaaGAAGAGCGAGAACTTCACGAGTGTGAAGTTGAGGGCTTGCAAAGAAAG ATTAAAAATATGGAGGAAGAGCTGAATAAGAAGAGTGCTCAAAAACCTATGGAAAAGGGAGAACAAATGAAAGAAGCTGTGCCTGAA TTAAAAGAAAGTAGCATCCAGGAGAGGCTGACATTTCTTGAATGCCGTCTTGCTGAGGAGAAGGACTGGAGGAAACAGTTAGAAGTGGATTTAACTATAGCCCAGTCTTCACtcaagaaagagaaacag ACAATGCTCAGAGACCATGAGGAGCTGAAGAGACTGCGTATTGAAGTGCAGACCTTACAGGCAACATGCCAGCAAGAAAAATCCCTTAACAAGAACCTCGCCCAGATCAAAGGAGAAAAGGCGGTTTTGGAGGAAAAG GTGGCCCAGTTGGAGCGCGCTCAGATACGACTGCAGGATGAACTGGCacagcaaacacaaaacaacaaagtacaggaggatctgagagagagcagagagcaaGTGACACAGCTAAAGGCTATAGCTGAACAGTTGAGATCAGAGCTATCTGCACTGGAGAAAGAGCACAGCACTGTGAG GGATGAGCTGGTAGAGAAGCGTCGGCAGGTTATGGAGCTACAGACTGAGTTAAGCATTAGAGCCACCGACAGACTGCAGACTGAAGGCCAGACAGAGCGTCTCAGGTTGGAACTGCAGCATGTAAAGGAGCAGCTCAATACTGTGAGCCAGGAGAAAGCATCTGACCCTAATCCTAAACCTCCTGCAAAAGAGAACGAAGGGCTCAGCCAG GTTGCCTGTGTGAGGTCAGAGATGGGAAAGTTGCATGCTACCCTGGATGAGGAGAGACTGCTTGCTAGTCAGACTCAGTTGGCATTACAGGCTCAAATCAGCGAGGCCCAAGCTCGAACCAAG GCTCAAGACTCTGTCCTGCAGCAAAAGGCAGAGGAAAATAAGCAGCTAAAACAAGACCTCCAGAGGACCCAGCACCTTTTCACTTCAGCTGAACGAGAGCTGCGCTACGAGAGGGAGAAAAACCTAGACCTTAAGAGACACAATGCACTTTTGGACCAAGAAAAGATGAAG CTGTGTGCAGAGCTCAAGCAGACACAGACTAAGCTGGCCCAGCTGGAGGCCAGTGCAACCGGGCAGGCAGCAgaactggagcagctgcagcaaaaaaaaagagacatggAGCTGGAATTGGCAAGGAGCACCCAGAACagacagagcagcagcagcctGAGAGAAGAACTCAATGCTGAGAGAGCCCGTGTCATCAACGCTGACAAGAAG GTTTTGGAGCTTCAGCAGCAATTGAAGAATACTCTACATCAGTTACGTCTGGAGGAAGCCAGAGCAGGTGAGACCTGCAAGCTAGAGAGAGACACCAGAGACATGTCTGATAACCTGTCTGCTCTCCGAGCTAAGCTGCAGGAGGAACAGCTTCAAAG GAAGTTACTGgagcagaaagaggaggagctGCAACAGCAGGTGCGTTCCCTGCGTTTGAAGGAGGCCACTCTCAGCCGCACTAACTCCGAGCTGTGCCATCGTTCCCAGCAACAGGACACACGTCTGGAAGTTCTGGAGAATGAGTTAAGCtccaccagagagcag CAGAGTCTCAGTCAGAAGAGGTGCCATGAGCTGGAGGAACATCTCGTGTTTGCCCAGCAGGATTCAGAGAGATTGCAGGAGGAGCTGCAACATGTCCTCCACCAGCTTGACACTAACATGAG GAAATACAATGAGAAACATTCTCTGCACAAAATCAAGCTTCGTAGAGCAAAGCAGCTGTTCGTGAAGGTGACCACTCAGCGAGACCTCAGAATCCAGAAGCTAGAGAATGATCTGGCCCTTGCAACAAGTCTGTCAGAGAAA GAGAAAGACTGGATTAGGACTGTGACTGAGGAGAATGATCAGCTCCTGTTAGAGAGGCGAGAGTTGCTGAAGAGGATGACTGAGGCTGAGGAGATGGGTGCCAATGGACTGAGAACTGCTACTACCATACAGCAACG GGTTAAGTTCCTGGAGATGGAGAATAAGCAGCTTCAGGACAAAACCCTGAAACTAGCCAATCAAATTGCAATTTTAGAACGGGCACTAA
- the ccdc30 gene encoding coiled-coil domain-containing protein 30 isoform X1: MEQREEKVELHKLSVRLEQDGLPPEASVEEQQLHLWRLLLRCENSLASTTEELQVLRTQQASEMREVENYVEHIRSMLEERESLTAEYEHDNEQLRAELAQMKHQQECQCKELMEMLEQEGLAEISHSSASEQVAYLLVERVTLLERLEAAERKLDTQTLTGNLREVHLQEELDHIRHTLEEELKQQRETMHSAKESLNKGQESLSQSPWRKLFGAHSEELAQERTERQKLERDLEEASRRLAMAHKEIRNLTDELDLTCKAQASSGPDLLTTGEEVAQLKQEVEKLKQCDMVELQKAKERNERLDKEIRVLRDRVRSLDSERKSLLKMIENPKIHCNHRDNIEHDSTHLAQIDKKHNNSPVPDTTLNDGQEELHKRCRRESEDKDCRLRELQRRLQKQLQDHEELVERNEELEALLGEAQNKAKEERELHECEVEGLQRKIKNMEEELNKKSAQKPMEKGEQMKEAVPELKESSIQERLTFLECRLAEEKDWRKQLEVDLTIAQSSLKKEKQTMLRDHEELKRLRIEVQTLQATCQQEKSLNKNLAQIKGEKAVLEEKVAQLERAQIRLQDELAQQTQNNKVQEDLRESREQVTQLKAIAEQLRSELSALEKEHSTVRDELVEKRRQVMELQTELSIRATDRLQTEGQTERLRLELQHVKEQLNTVSQEKASDPNPKPPAKENEGLSQVACVRSEMGKLHATLDEERLLASQTQLALQAQISEAQARTKAQDSVLQQKAEENKQLKQDLQRTQHLFTSAERELRYEREKNLDLKRHNALLDQEKMKLCAELKQTQTKLAQLEASATGQAAELEQLQQKKRDMELELARSTQNRQSSSSLREELNAERARVINADKKVLELQQQLKNTLHQLRLEEARAGETCKLERDTRDMSDNLSALRAKLQEEQLQRKLLEQKEEELQQQVRSLRLKEATLSRTNSELCHRSQQQDTRLEVLENELSSTREQQSLSQKRCHELEEHLVFAQQDSERLQEELQHVLHQLDTNMRKYNEKHSLHKIKLRRAKQLFVKVTTQRDLRIQKLENDLALATSLSEKEKDWIRTVTEENDQLLLERRELLKRMTEAEEMGANGLRTATTIQQRVKFLEMENKQLQDKTLKLANQIAILERALRNLQSVCTVEEVKKFFPSGTHTEGLLRTSTPSPKPGLCDSWGLLDAIRRVKVGEHVKSLESSLSLPTSQPSEIGYLNVSSPMAPSTTQEQEENNSETSEEV; encoded by the exons ATGGAGCAAAGAGAG GAGAAAGTTGAGCTGCATAAGCTTTCTGTACGCTTGGAGCAAGATGGCCTGCCCCCTGAGGCCTCTGTGGAAGAGCAACAGTTACACCTGTGGCGCTTACTCCTACGCTGTGAGAACAGCCTGGCCTCGACCACAGAGGAGCTACAGGTGCTGCGCACACAGCAGGCCAGCGAGATGAGAGAG gtggaaaattaTGTGGAGCACATTCGAAGCATGCTGGAAGAGCGTGAAAGTCTGACAGCAGAATACGAACACGACAATGAGCAGCTCCGTGCTGAGCTTGCACAGATGAAGCACCAGCAGG AGTGCCAGTGTAAGGAGTTGATGGAGATGCTGGAGCAAGAAGGTCTAGCTGAGATTAGTCACAGCAGTGCGAGTGAGCAGGTGGCCTATCTGTTGGTGGAGAGAGTTACTCTGCTGGAGAGGTTAGAGGCTGCAGAGAGGAAGCTCGATACCCAGACCCTCACAGGCAACCTCAGGGAGGTCCACCTACAG GAGGAACTGGATCACATTCGGCACACTCTGGAGGAAGAGCTCAAGCAGCAAAGGGAAACCATGCACAGTGCAAAAGAGAGTTTGAACAAG GGACAGGAATCACTTTCTCagagcccctggaggaaactGTTTGGG GCCCACAGtgaggagctggcacaggagcgCACAGAGAGGCAGAAGTTGGAGAGGGATCTGGAAGAAGCATCCAGAAGGCTTGCTATGGCTCATAAAGAGATTCGCAACTTGACTGATGAGTTAGATCTGACCTGCAAAGCCCAGGCTAGTTCTG GGCCTGACCTACTGACAACAGGAGAAGAAGTAGCTCAGCTGAAACAAGAAGTAGAGAAACTGAAACAGTGTG ATATGGTGGAACTACAGAAGGCCAAGGAACGCAATGAAAGACTTGACAAAGAGATTCGGGTGCTGAGGGATAGAGTGCGCTCTTTAGATTCTGAGAGAAAGAGTCTTTTGAAAATG ATTGAAAATCCTAAAATACATTGTAATCACAGAGACAACATAGAGCATGATTCAACTCATTTGGCACAG ATTgataaaaaacacaataattCACCAGTGCCAGACACTACACTAAATGATGGACAAGAGGAACTCCATAAAAG GTGTCGGAGAGAGTCTGAAGATAAGGACTGTCGTCTGCGTGAGCTGCAGAGGAGGCTACAGAAGCAGCTGCAGGACCACGAAGAGCTGGTGGAGAGAAATGAGGAGCTGGAGGCCCTTTTGGGAGAGgcacaaaacaaagctaaaGAAGAGCGAGAACTTCACGAGTGTGAAGTTGAGGGCTTGCAAAGAAAG ATTAAAAATATGGAGGAAGAGCTGAATAAGAAGAGTGCTCAAAAACCTATGGAAAAGGGAGAACAAATGAAAGAAGCTGTGCCTGAA TTAAAAGAAAGTAGCATCCAGGAGAGGCTGACATTTCTTGAATGCCGTCTTGCTGAGGAGAAGGACTGGAGGAAACAGTTAGAAGTGGATTTAACTATAGCCCAGTCTTCACtcaagaaagagaaacag ACAATGCTCAGAGACCATGAGGAGCTGAAGAGACTGCGTATTGAAGTGCAGACCTTACAGGCAACATGCCAGCAAGAAAAATCCCTTAACAAGAACCTCGCCCAGATCAAAGGAGAAAAGGCGGTTTTGGAGGAAAAG GTGGCCCAGTTGGAGCGCGCTCAGATACGACTGCAGGATGAACTGGCacagcaaacacaaaacaacaaagtacaggaggatctgagagagagcagagagcaaGTGACACAGCTAAAGGCTATAGCTGAACAGTTGAGATCAGAGCTATCTGCACTGGAGAAAGAGCACAGCACTGTGAG GGATGAGCTGGTAGAGAAGCGTCGGCAGGTTATGGAGCTACAGACTGAGTTAAGCATTAGAGCCACCGACAGACTGCAGACTGAAGGCCAGACAGAGCGTCTCAGGTTGGAACTGCAGCATGTAAAGGAGCAGCTCAATACTGTGAGCCAGGAGAAAGCATCTGACCCTAATCCTAAACCTCCTGCAAAAGAGAACGAAGGGCTCAGCCAG GTTGCCTGTGTGAGGTCAGAGATGGGAAAGTTGCATGCTACCCTGGATGAGGAGAGACTGCTTGCTAGTCAGACTCAGTTGGCATTACAGGCTCAAATCAGCGAGGCCCAAGCTCGAACCAAG GCTCAAGACTCTGTCCTGCAGCAAAAGGCAGAGGAAAATAAGCAGCTAAAACAAGACCTCCAGAGGACCCAGCACCTTTTCACTTCAGCTGAACGAGAGCTGCGCTACGAGAGGGAGAAAAACCTAGACCTTAAGAGACACAATGCACTTTTGGACCAAGAAAAGATGAAG CTGTGTGCAGAGCTCAAGCAGACACAGACTAAGCTGGCCCAGCTGGAGGCCAGTGCAACCGGGCAGGCAGCAgaactggagcagctgcagcaaaaaaaaagagacatggAGCTGGAATTGGCAAGGAGCACCCAGAACagacagagcagcagcagcctGAGAGAAGAACTCAATGCTGAGAGAGCCCGTGTCATCAACGCTGACAAGAAG GTTTTGGAGCTTCAGCAGCAATTGAAGAATACTCTACATCAGTTACGTCTGGAGGAAGCCAGAGCAGGTGAGACCTGCAAGCTAGAGAGAGACACCAGAGACATGTCTGATAACCTGTCTGCTCTCCGAGCTAAGCTGCAGGAGGAACAGCTTCAAAG GAAGTTACTGgagcagaaagaggaggagctGCAACAGCAGGTGCGTTCCCTGCGTTTGAAGGAGGCCACTCTCAGCCGCACTAACTCCGAGCTGTGCCATCGTTCCCAGCAACAGGACACACGTCTGGAAGTTCTGGAGAATGAGTTAAGCtccaccagagagcag CAGAGTCTCAGTCAGAAGAGGTGCCATGAGCTGGAGGAACATCTCGTGTTTGCCCAGCAGGATTCAGAGAGATTGCAGGAGGAGCTGCAACATGTCCTCCACCAGCTTGACACTAACATGAG GAAATACAATGAGAAACATTCTCTGCACAAAATCAAGCTTCGTAGAGCAAAGCAGCTGTTCGTGAAGGTGACCACTCAGCGAGACCTCAGAATCCAGAAGCTAGAGAATGATCTGGCCCTTGCAACAAGTCTGTCAGAGAAA GAGAAAGACTGGATTAGGACTGTGACTGAGGAGAATGATCAGCTCCTGTTAGAGAGGCGAGAGTTGCTGAAGAGGATGACTGAGGCTGAGGAGATGGGTGCCAATGGACTGAGAACTGCTACTACCATACAGCAACG GGTTAAGTTCCTGGAGATGGAGAATAAGCAGCTTCAGGACAAAACCCTGAAACTAGCCAATCAAATTGCAATTTTAGAACGGGCACTAA